In a single window of the Flavobacterium ammoniigenes genome:
- the murA gene encoding UDP-N-acetylglucosamine 1-carboxyvinyltransferase — protein MGIFKIEGGIRLKGEITPQGAKNEALQILCAILLTPEKVTINNVPDIIDINKLITLLGNLGVKIQKNGPNSYTFQADEVNVNYLETEAFKKEGGALRGSIMIVGPLLARFGKGYIPKPGGDKIGRRRLDTHFEGFINLGAKFRYNKEDHFYGVETPAEGLQGAYMLLDEASVTGTANIVMAAVLAKGTTSIYNAACEPYLQQLCKMLNSMGAKITGVGSNLLTIEGVSSLGGCEHRILPDMIEIGSWIGLAAMTKSEITIKDVSWDNLGVIPNVFRKLGITLERRGDDIYIPSHVDGYEVKTDIDGSILTIADAPWPGFTPDLLSIVLVVATQAKGDVLIHQKMFESRLFFVDKLIDMGAKIMLCDPHRAVVIGHDFKSQLKATTMSSPDIRAGISLLIAALSAKGTSTIQNIDQIDRGYERIDERLRAIGAKIIRA, from the coding sequence ATGGGAATTTTCAAAATCGAAGGTGGCATTCGTCTAAAAGGAGAAATCACACCACAAGGAGCAAAAAATGAGGCTTTACAAATACTTTGTGCTATTTTATTGACCCCAGAAAAAGTAACTATTAATAATGTGCCAGACATTATTGATATTAATAAACTGATTACTTTATTAGGTAATTTGGGAGTTAAAATTCAAAAAAATGGACCGAATTCTTATACGTTTCAAGCCGATGAGGTAAACGTAAATTACCTAGAAACAGAAGCTTTCAAAAAAGAAGGTGGCGCTCTTCGTGGTTCTATTATGATTGTTGGACCATTATTAGCTCGTTTTGGTAAAGGTTATATTCCAAAACCAGGTGGCGATAAAATCGGTCGTAGAAGATTAGATACTCACTTTGAGGGATTCATTAATTTAGGTGCCAAATTCAGATACAATAAAGAAGATCATTTCTATGGAGTAGAAACTCCTGCCGAAGGTTTACAAGGGGCTTATATGTTATTGGACGAAGCGTCTGTAACTGGAACGGCAAATATTGTAATGGCAGCTGTTTTAGCAAAGGGAACTACTTCAATATACAATGCTGCTTGCGAACCGTATTTGCAACAGTTGTGTAAAATGTTGAACTCTATGGGAGCCAAAATTACAGGTGTTGGATCCAACTTACTGACCATTGAAGGTGTGTCAAGTTTAGGAGGTTGTGAGCACAGAATTTTGCCTGACATGATCGAAATTGGAAGTTGGATTGGATTAGCTGCCATGACTAAATCAGAAATCACCATTAAAGATGTAAGCTGGGATAATTTAGGTGTAATTCCTAATGTGTTCAGAAAATTAGGTATCACATTAGAAAGACGCGGAGATGACATTTACATACCTTCTCATGTAGATGGTTATGAAGTCAAAACCGATATTGATGGTTCGATATTAACTATTGCTGATGCACCTTGGCCAGGTTTTACGCCAGACTTATTGAGTATTGTTTTGGTTGTGGCTACACAAGCCAAAGGTGATGTTTTAATTCACCAAAAAATGTTTGAAAGCCGTTTGTTCTTTGTGGACAAATTAATTGATATGGGTGCTAAGATTATGTTGTGTGATCCACATAGAGCAGTGGTGATTGGTCATGATTTCAAATCGCAATTAAAAGCGACTACCATGTCTTCTCCAGATATTCGTGCGGGTATCTCTTTATTGATCGCAGCACTTTCAGCAAAAGGGACTAGCACGATTCAGAATATCGATCAAATTGACAGAGGATATGAGCGTATCGATGAGCGTTTAAGAGCTATCGGGGCAAAAATTATTCGTGCCTAA
- a CDS encoding cation diffusion facilitator family transporter: MPKVAAAIKATYFSIIGNTVLAIIKGLAGFFGNSYALIADAIESTTDIFASFLVLFGIQYSNKPADENHPYGHGRAEPLITFIVVGFLITSATIIAYESIINIGTAHDLPKSWTLYILGAIILWKEYSFQLVLKRSKETNSSSLKADAWHHRSDAITSIAAFVGISIALFLGKGYESADDWAALFASGFILYNSYLIFRPALSEIMDEHVYDDLIENIRTVSKTVEGIVDTEKCFIRKSGMKYHVDLHATVKATISVKEGHDLAHQLKDTLRSEIPELGHVLIHVEPDDSK, encoded by the coding sequence ATGCCAAAAGTAGCAGCAGCAATTAAAGCGACTTATTTCAGTATTATTGGAAATACGGTTTTAGCCATTATCAAAGGATTAGCTGGCTTTTTTGGTAATTCGTATGCGCTTATTGCTGATGCAATAGAATCGACTACGGATATTTTTGCTTCCTTTTTAGTATTGTTTGGGATTCAATATTCCAACAAACCCGCCGATGAAAATCACCCGTATGGGCACGGAAGAGCGGAACCATTGATAACGTTTATAGTAGTGGGGTTTTTAATTACATCGGCAACAATTATTGCCTATGAAAGCATTATAAATATTGGCACAGCTCATGATTTACCTAAATCTTGGACTTTATACATTTTAGGTGCGATTATTCTATGGAAAGAATATTCTTTTCAATTGGTTTTGAAAAGGAGTAAAGAAACCAATAGTTCTTCTTTAAAAGCCGATGCATGGCACCATCGAAGTGATGCAATTACTTCAATAGCAGCATTTGTTGGAATTTCAATAGCACTTTTTTTAGGTAAAGGGTATGAATCTGCAGATGACTGGGCGGCTTTATTTGCCTCTGGATTTATATTGTACAATAGTTATCTCATTTTTAGACCTGCCTTAAGCGAGATAATGGATGAGCATGTCTATGATGATCTGATTGAAAATATTAGAACAGTATCCAAAACTGTAGAGGGAATTGTAGATACGGAGAAATGTTTCATTCGAAAGTCAGGTATGAAATACCATGTTGATTTACATGCGACTGTTAAAGCCACTATTTCGGTTAAAGAGGGGCACGACTTAGCGCATCAATTGAAAGATACCTTACGATCAGAAATTCCTGAATTAGGACATGTGTTAATTCATGTAGAACCAGACGATTCGAAATAA
- the aroQ gene encoding type II 3-dehydroquinate dehydratase, whose translation MKICIVNGPNLNLLGKREPEVYGSQSFEEYLVQLKAKFSSIEFDYFQSNIEGELIGKIQEVGFSYDGIILNAGAYTHTSIGIGDAVKAITTPVIEVHISNTFGRESFRHQSYISGNAKGVILGFGLNSYDLAIQSFL comes from the coding sequence ATGAAAATTTGTATCGTTAATGGTCCCAATCTAAATCTTCTTGGAAAACGCGAACCTGAAGTATATGGAAGTCAATCCTTCGAAGAGTATTTAGTTCAATTAAAAGCAAAATTTTCTTCTATCGAATTCGACTATTTTCAGAGCAATATTGAAGGTGAGTTGATTGGAAAAATTCAAGAAGTAGGTTTTTCGTATGATGGAATCATTTTAAATGCTGGTGCCTACACACACACTTCTATTGGCATTGGAGATGCCGTTAAAGCCATCACCACTCCAGTAATTGAAGTACACATTTCAAATACCTTTGGAAGAGAAAGTTTTCGCCATCAATCCTATATTTCAGGAAATGCCAAAGGAGTAATTTTAGGATTTGGATTGAACAGTTACGACCTAGCAATTCAATCGTTTTTATAA
- a CDS encoding porin family protein, with translation MKKIVLTSLLLVAFSITSQAQFFKLGLKAGVNYANQNGTAITVNSTNYKTEAISNYHIGLLAEVKLGERFSLQPEVLYSTQGAKYDAVGVANDFTNDIGYISIPVMAKINLNNTFSLDFGPQASFLMSKKKDVSINDQKNLDFGAGGGLTIHITKGLFLQGRYVVGLTDISPEAKVKNSVLQVSAGLMF, from the coding sequence ATGAAAAAAATAGTATTAACAAGTCTTTTATTAGTAGCATTTTCAATTACTTCTCAAGCACAATTTTTCAAACTAGGTTTAAAAGCTGGTGTGAATTATGCCAACCAAAATGGTACAGCTATTACTGTCAATAGTACTAATTATAAAACAGAAGCTATTTCTAATTATCATATTGGTCTTTTAGCTGAAGTAAAACTAGGAGAACGTTTCTCATTGCAACCAGAGGTATTATATTCAACTCAAGGAGCTAAATACGATGCAGTAGGGGTTGCTAACGATTTTACTAATGATATTGGCTACATCAGTATTCCAGTTATGGCTAAAATAAATTTAAACAACACCTTTAGTTTAGACTTTGGACCGCAAGCTTCTTTTTTGATGAGCAAAAAGAAAGACGTTTCCATTAATGATCAGAAAAATCTAGATTTTGGTGCTGGTGGAGGTTTAACGATCCATATTACAAAAGGATTGTTCTTACAAGGACGCTATGTAGTAGGTCTTACCGATATCTCTCCAGAAGCTAAGGTCAAAAACTCAGTACTTCAAGTCTCGGCTGGTTTGATGTTTTAA
- the xerD gene encoding site-specific tyrosine recombinase XerD: MNWTSYIKNYQSYLKIERGLSNNTIENYSFDVERLCLFLEQNQIQVSPINITEETVQQFIYSVSKQVNARSQARIISGLKSFFNYLVFEDYRNNNPLELIETPKTGRKLPDTLSLEEIDALINAVDLSSNEGERNRAMLETLYGCGLRVSELVSLKISDLFFEEGFVKITGKGNKQRFVPIGDLTQKYIQLYKENVRNHVSVKKGFEDTLFLNRRGGQLSRAMIFTIIKDLAVKVNLNKTISPHTLRHSFATHLLENGADLRSIQLMLGHESITTTEIYVHLDRKFLTEVMNTYHPRKD, encoded by the coding sequence GTGAATTGGACTTCCTATATAAAAAATTACCAATCCTATTTGAAAATCGAGAGAGGTTTGTCAAATAATACCATTGAAAATTATTCTTTTGATGTAGAGCGATTGTGTCTTTTTTTGGAGCAAAATCAAATTCAAGTTTCCCCGATTAACATTACCGAAGAAACAGTTCAGCAATTTATTTATAGTGTTTCAAAGCAAGTGAATGCCCGCTCTCAAGCCCGAATTATTTCGGGTTTAAAAAGTTTTTTCAATTATTTGGTTTTTGAAGATTATCGCAATAATAATCCGTTAGAACTTATTGAAACTCCCAAGACAGGAAGAAAACTTCCTGACACATTGTCCCTAGAAGAAATAGATGCATTAATTAATGCAGTTGATTTGTCTTCCAACGAAGGTGAGCGAAACCGAGCTATGTTAGAAACTTTATATGGTTGTGGACTTCGCGTTTCCGAATTGGTAAGTTTAAAAATATCCGATTTGTTCTTTGAGGAAGGATTTGTAAAAATTACAGGTAAAGGAAACAAACAGCGATTTGTGCCCATAGGCGATTTGACTCAAAAATACATTCAGTTGTATAAAGAGAATGTGCGAAATCATGTATCAGTCAAAAAAGGTTTTGAAGATACCCTTTTCCTGAATAGGCGAGGAGGTCAGCTTAGCCGCGCGATGATTTTTACCATCATTAAAGATTTGGCTGTCAAAGTCAATTTAAACAAAACGATTAGCCCGCATACGCTACGCCATTCGTTTGCTACTCATTTATTGGAAAATGGCGCTGATTTGCGTTCGATTCAATTGATGTTAGGTCACGAATCAATTACTACTACCGAAATATACGTTCATTTGGATAGAAAGTTTTTAACCGAAGTGATGAATACCTATCATCCTAGAAAGGATTAA
- the rny gene encoding ribonuclease Y: MDNIVTIIITGIVGIVAGFAIAKIIEKSNISNLIKSAKKEAASIIKDANFEAENIKKDKILQAKERFIELKSEHEQVILARDKKVAEVEKRVRDKESQISNELAKAKKVNDDYEAKTLEYNSKLEILEKKQSEVERMHKSQLQQLEVISGLSAEEAKEQLIEGLKAEAKTQAMSQIQDTIEEAKLTAQQEAKKIIINTIQRVGTEEAVENCVSVFNIESDDVKGRIIGREGRNIRALEAATGVEIIVDDTPEAIILSCFDPVRREIARLSLHKLVTDGRIHPARIEEVVAKTAKQIDDEIIEVGKRTVIDLGIHGLHPELIKVVGRMKYRSSYGQNLLQHSREVSKLCGIMAAELGLNVKLAKRAGLLHDIGKVPDTESDLPHALLGMQWAEKYGEKEEVCNAIGAHHDEIEMKSLLSPIIQVCDAISGARPGARRQVLDSYIQRLKDLEEVAYGFNGVKSAYAIQAGRELRVIVESEKVSDDNASNLSFEISQKIQTEMTYPGQVKVTVIRETRAVNIAK; this comes from the coding sequence ATGGACAACATAGTAACAATCATCATTACCGGAATAGTCGGAATAGTAGCTGGTTTTGCAATTGCAAAAATCATTGAAAAAAGTAACATTTCGAACTTAATAAAATCAGCTAAAAAAGAAGCAGCATCAATTATCAAAGACGCTAATTTTGAAGCAGAAAACATTAAAAAAGATAAAATTCTTCAAGCCAAAGAACGATTTATAGAATTAAAATCAGAACACGAACAAGTAATTTTAGCTCGTGACAAAAAAGTAGCCGAAGTAGAAAAAAGAGTTCGTGACAAAGAATCTCAAATTTCTAATGAATTGGCTAAAGCCAAAAAAGTAAACGACGATTACGAAGCAAAAACATTAGAATACAACTCTAAATTAGAAATTTTAGAGAAAAAGCAATCTGAAGTAGAAAGAATGCACAAAAGCCAATTGCAACAATTAGAAGTGATTTCTGGATTGTCTGCAGAAGAAGCAAAAGAGCAATTAATTGAGGGCTTGAAAGCGGAAGCAAAAACTCAAGCCATGTCTCAAATTCAAGATACAATTGAAGAGGCAAAATTAACCGCACAACAAGAAGCTAAGAAAATTATCATCAATACCATCCAACGTGTAGGAACAGAAGAAGCAGTAGAAAATTGCGTTTCTGTTTTTAATATTGAATCGGATGATGTAAAAGGACGTATTATTGGACGTGAAGGACGTAACATCCGCGCTTTAGAAGCAGCAACTGGAGTCGAAATTATTGTTGACGATACACCAGAAGCAATTATACTTTCTTGTTTCGATCCTGTGCGTAGAGAAATTGCTCGTTTGTCATTGCATAAATTAGTAACTGACGGTCGTATTCACCCAGCACGTATTGAAGAAGTGGTAGCTAAAACAGCGAAACAAATTGACGACGAAATTATCGAAGTGGGTAAACGTACTGTAATTGATTTAGGTATCCACGGATTACACCCAGAATTGATTAAAGTAGTTGGTAGAATGAAATACCGCTCGTCTTACGGACAAAATTTATTACAACACTCACGTGAAGTATCTAAGCTTTGTGGTATCATGGCAGCTGAATTAGGATTGAATGTGAAATTAGCTAAGAGAGCCGGTTTATTACATGATATTGGTAAAGTGCCAGATACAGAAAGTGATTTACCGCACGCTTTATTAGGTATGCAATGGGCTGAGAAATACGGCGAGAAAGAAGAAGTTTGCAACGCCATTGGAGCCCACCACGACGAGATAGAAATGAAATCTTTACTTTCGCCAATTATCCAAGTATGTGATGCTATTTCTGGAGCAAGACCAGGTGCAAGAAGACAAGTATTGGATTCTTACATTCAACGTTTGAAAGACTTAGAAGAAGTGGCATATGGATTTAATGGGGTGAAAAGTGCCTATGCAATTCAAGCGGGTAGAGAACTACGTGTGATTGTTGAGAGTGAAAAGGTTTCAGATGATAATGCATCTAACTTATCGTTTGAAATTTCACAAAAAATCCAAACTGAAATGACTTATCCAGGTCAAGTAAAAGTAACTGTAATTAGAGAAACTAGAGCGGTCAACATCGCAAAATAA
- a CDS encoding cell division protein ZapA, which translates to MDEKLKIKISIADRVYPLTVDPSQEEGLRSASKKIDTMIKQFEENYAVRDKQDVLAMCALQFASQVEQKQIDNAIDGVETIERLNKINSILDQYLK; encoded by the coding sequence ATGGACGAAAAGCTTAAAATAAAAATATCAATTGCAGATCGAGTTTATCCATTAACGGTAGACCCATCACAAGAAGAAGGACTGCGAAGTGCTTCTAAAAAAATTGATACCATGATTAAGCAATTTGAAGAAAATTATGCTGTTCGTGACAAACAAGATGTATTGGCCATGTGTGCCTTACAATTTGCTTCTCAAGTAGAACAAAAACAAATCGATAACGCCATTGATGGAGTAGAAACCATCGAAAGATTGAATAAAATCAATTCGATTTTAGACCAATATCTCAAATAA
- a CDS encoding M23 family metallopeptidase codes for MRIFLFYLLCCSTLFAQNNFPKDYFSPPLDIPMQLSGNFGELRPNHFHAGFDYKTQQREGLKVYASAEGYVSRIKISTFGNGKTIYITHPNGYTSVYAHLQKAVGRIQDFITATHYKEQAFEIEMYLKPGEIPIKKGDWIAISGNTGASEGPHLHFEIRDSKTEFIINPMLFGFDSGCRDTKKPTISGLYVYPLFSSTVNKSNRPIVLNYSLQKDGTYLSDKVLANGPIGFGITADDYDDVSFNKNGVYSVNSFLNGQLKFGYQFDTHSFDDMRYVNALIDYSKYKKTGQRVQKLFMKNKYGLTFITSDATKGQVIPTPNLDNVYRIEVADFFGNKTQITVPIQFDTTTAIIPQEPTVSSYFIKSTVDAVFEKENASVFFPAGTFYDDFELNFDVKNGILFLHDDSVPAHSNFTISLTDSTLSKELLEKTFIARIDRDQINYNTTYRKDSIFSAKVKILGKYKLVTDTLAPKVTIAKPMEGKWVNQDAIQIQISDSGSGIKTYNGFLNDRWVLFEYDNKTKTITHYFADDFLLNGANELKVIVTDAMGNSTTFETHFFRNLNTK; via the coding sequence ATGAGAATCTTTCTTTTTTATTTACTCTGTTGTAGTACTCTTTTTGCTCAAAATAATTTTCCAAAAGACTATTTTAGCCCGCCCTTGGATATTCCAATGCAATTGTCCGGTAATTTTGGGGAATTGCGACCGAATCATTTTCATGCAGGCTTTGATTATAAAACACAGCAAAGAGAAGGTTTGAAAGTATATGCATCTGCAGAAGGCTATGTTTCAAGAATAAAAATTTCAACTTTTGGGAACGGAAAAACGATTTACATCACACATCCTAATGGGTACACCTCGGTATATGCGCATTTGCAAAAAGCGGTAGGTCGAATTCAAGATTTTATCACGGCAACGCATTATAAAGAGCAGGCTTTTGAAATCGAAATGTATTTAAAGCCTGGAGAGATTCCAATTAAAAAAGGAGACTGGATTGCAATTTCAGGTAATACTGGGGCTTCTGAAGGTCCTCATTTACACTTTGAAATTCGTGATTCCAAAACAGAGTTTATCATCAACCCGATGTTATTCGGTTTTGATTCTGGTTGTAGAGACACCAAGAAACCTACAATTTCAGGATTGTATGTGTATCCTTTATTTTCTTCAACAGTTAACAAATCAAACCGACCTATAGTTCTAAATTACAGTTTACAAAAAGACGGTACTTATTTGTCAGATAAGGTTTTGGCCAATGGTCCTATTGGTTTCGGAATAACTGCGGATGATTACGATGATGTTTCGTTCAACAAGAATGGCGTGTATAGCGTGAATTCTTTTTTAAATGGACAACTTAAGTTTGGTTATCAGTTTGATACCCATTCATTTGACGATATGCGTTACGTAAATGCGCTCATTGATTATTCCAAATACAAGAAAACGGGTCAAAGAGTTCAGAAATTATTCATGAAAAACAAATACGGCTTGACTTTTATTACTTCTGATGCAACAAAAGGACAAGTAATTCCAACGCCAAATTTGGATAACGTTTATCGAATAGAAGTAGCTGATTTTTTTGGTAATAAAACTCAAATTACGGTACCGATACAATTTGATACCACTACCGCAATAATTCCTCAAGAGCCAACGGTTTCTAGCTATTTTATAAAAAGTACTGTAGATGCTGTTTTTGAAAAAGAAAATGCGTCAGTATTCTTTCCCGCGGGAACATTTTATGATGATTTTGAACTGAATTTTGATGTAAAAAACGGGATATTATTTTTACATGATGATAGCGTTCCAGCGCATTCAAATTTTACCATTTCATTGACTGATTCTACTTTGTCTAAAGAACTATTGGAAAAAACATTCATTGCAAGAATAGACAGAGATCAAATCAATTACAACACAACCTATAGAAAAGACAGTATTTTTAGTGCTAAAGTAAAGATATTGGGCAAGTACAAATTAGTAACGGATACGCTTGCTCCTAAAGTTACTATTGCTAAACCAATGGAAGGGAAATGGGTGAACCAGGATGCTATTCAAATACAAATTTCTGATTCGGGTTCTGGAATAAAAACATACAATGGGTTCTTGAATGATAGATGGGTATTGTTTGAATATGACAACAAGACCAAAACAATAACCCATTATTTTGCCGATGATTTTCTACTTAATGGCGCTAATGAGTTAAAAGTCATTGTAACCGATGCAATGGGAAATTCTACTACCTTTGAAACGCACTTTTTTAGAAATCTAAATACTAAATAG
- a CDS encoding TonB-dependent receptor has translation MQKAILNLLFLGIGISTWSQNAKLRGIVLDEYKQAIPNVSISNGVVETQSNSNGFYEVSIPSNKKLTVVFSHISFKSASIVVFLKPNESIEFNPVLNTLQEQMSEVIVTAKNTKRIQGITSITPEVLRKIPGANAGVENILKTLAGVNSNNELSTQYAVRGGNYDENLVYVNEIEVYRPFLIRSGQQEGLSFTNTDLVQNIDFSAGGFQAKYGDKLSSVLDITYRKPSSFGANFEASFLGGSMAFDAVSKNKKWSAVTGFRYRNNSLLVKSQETQTNYTPTFADVQTNINYQASAQWHWSFLGNISKNDYRYQPLTRQTNFGTLDQPLALVVYYEGQEKDQYATYFGAIKSTFKPNDISVLKFIGSLYHTTEQEYFDILAQYRLGEVDANVASETYGKVAYTRGIGSQLNHARNNLDALIANIEIKGFHDWKKNQLDWGVKYTRESIRDRVVEWEVIDSAGFSIPPPIVLPLKNEPYSLYTGPLVPYQNVRATNFTTINRLSGFAQWNSKSSIGTSTIWYNAGLRFHHWEVSAADEIGKSQLVLSPRAQISIQPNWDKDMLFRFSGGMYYQPPFYRELRDASGMVQPNVKAQQSVHLVVANDYNFKVWNRPFKLVSELYFKSMSNVNTYTIDNVRIRYAANNLAKAYAQGIDLRLNGEFVPGTESWFSFGYLKTEENSQNKGYIARPTDQLLKFGLLFQDYMPNIPSMKVYLNLVYNTGLPGGSPSYSDPYVYQNRLRDYRRADVGFSKIVIDNKENSIPKKWLGNFKELAVGVEIFNLFNNQNAITNTWVRDVYSKNQYAIPNYMTTRVFNIKLTAKL, from the coding sequence ATCCAAAAAGCAATTTTAAATTTACTATTTTTAGGAATAGGAATATCAACTTGGTCTCAAAATGCCAAGTTAAGAGGGATTGTTTTGGATGAATATAAGCAAGCGATACCCAATGTTTCGATATCAAATGGTGTTGTTGAAACTCAATCCAATTCGAATGGTTTTTATGAAGTGTCAATTCCGTCCAATAAAAAACTGACTGTTGTTTTTTCTCACATTTCGTTTAAATCAGCTTCAATAGTTGTGTTTTTAAAACCCAATGAAAGTATAGAGTTCAATCCTGTTTTGAATACCCTTCAAGAACAAATGAGTGAAGTAATCGTGACGGCTAAAAATACCAAACGTATTCAAGGTATAACATCCATTACACCGGAAGTTTTACGAAAAATTCCTGGAGCCAATGCAGGAGTAGAAAATATTTTAAAAACCTTAGCCGGTGTGAATTCTAATAATGAATTAAGTACACAATATGCGGTTCGTGGGGGCAATTATGATGAGAATTTAGTTTATGTTAACGAAATTGAAGTCTATCGTCCATTCTTAATTCGGTCGGGTCAGCAAGAAGGACTTAGTTTTACCAATACCGATTTGGTGCAAAACATTGATTTTTCAGCTGGAGGGTTTCAAGCCAAATACGGAGATAAATTGTCCTCGGTTTTGGATATAACCTATCGAAAACCATCATCATTCGGAGCCAATTTTGAAGCTAGTTTTTTAGGAGGGAGTATGGCTTTTGATGCAGTTTCCAAGAATAAAAAATGGTCTGCCGTAACTGGTTTTCGTTACCGAAATAATAGTCTTTTGGTTAAAAGTCAAGAAACCCAAACGAATTATACTCCCACTTTTGCGGACGTCCAAACTAATATTAATTACCAAGCTTCTGCCCAATGGCATTGGAGTTTTTTAGGGAATATTTCGAAAAATGACTACCGTTATCAGCCGTTAACACGCCAAACTAATTTTGGAACATTGGATCAACCCTTGGCACTTGTTGTCTATTATGAAGGGCAAGAAAAAGATCAATATGCGACTTATTTCGGAGCGATAAAATCTACTTTTAAACCTAATGATATAAGCGTTTTAAAATTTATTGGTTCCTTGTATCATACTACTGAGCAAGAGTATTTTGATATTTTGGCACAATATCGTCTTGGAGAAGTTGATGCAAATGTCGCCTCTGAAACCTATGGCAAAGTTGCGTATACCCGAGGAATCGGTTCACAGTTGAATCATGCTAGAAATAATCTTGATGCTTTAATAGCCAATATTGAAATAAAGGGTTTCCACGATTGGAAAAAAAATCAATTGGATTGGGGTGTCAAATATACTCGTGAATCCATTCGGGATCGGGTAGTGGAATGGGAAGTAATTGATTCGGCTGGATTTTCTATTCCGCCACCTATTGTCCTGCCTCTAAAAAACGAACCGTATTCGTTATATACTGGACCATTGGTTCCGTATCAAAATGTGCGAGCTACTAATTTTACCACGATCAATAGATTGTCAGGTTTTGCTCAGTGGAATTCAAAAAGTAGTATTGGAACTAGTACCATATGGTATAATGCGGGATTGCGTTTTCATCACTGGGAAGTTTCAGCTGCTGATGAAATTGGAAAATCGCAGCTGGTTTTGAGTCCAAGGGCGCAAATTTCTATCCAACCCAATTGGGATAAAGATATGCTGTTTCGTTTTTCAGGAGGAATGTATTATCAACCTCCCTTTTATAGAGAATTGCGGGATGCTAGTGGAATGGTTCAACCGAACGTAAAAGCACAGCAATCGGTTCATTTGGTTGTGGCCAATGATTATAATTTTAAAGTGTGGAATCGTCCGTTTAAATTAGTTTCAGAACTCTATTTCAAATCCATGTCGAACGTCAATACATATACTATTGATAATGTTCGAATTCGGTATGCAGCGAACAATTTGGCGAAAGCCTATGCTCAAGGTATAGACCTTCGACTGAATGGAGAATTTGTTCCAGGAACCGAATCCTGGTTTAGTTTTGGGTATTTAAAAACAGAAGAAAACAGCCAAAATAAAGGATATATTGCTCGTCCAACCGATCAATTATTAAAATTCGGATTGTTGTTTCAAGATTATATGCCCAATATTCCGAGCATGAAAGTCTATTTGAATTTAGTTTATAATACGGGTTTGCCAGGAGGTTCTCCTTCCTATTCGGATCCGTATGTGTACCAAAATAGATTGCGTGACTACCGTCGTGCGGATGTTGGTTTTTCTAAAATTGTTATCGATAATAAGGAAAATTCAATTCCAAAAAAGTGGTTAGGAAACTTCAAAGAGCTGGCCGTTGGTGTCGAGATATTTAATCTATTTAATAATCAAAATGCCATTACCAATACTTGGGTTAGAGATGTGTATTCCAAAAATCAGTATGCTATTCCCAATTACATGACTACGCGCGTCTTCAATATTAAATTGACGGCTAAATTATAG